A genomic segment from Agelaius phoeniceus isolate bAgePho1 chromosome 2, bAgePho1.hap1, whole genome shotgun sequence encodes:
- the LOC129134879 gene encoding gap junction beta-6 protein yields MDWGALHTILGGVNKHSTSIGKIWLTVLFIFRIMILVVAAERVWGDEQDDFVCNTLQPGCRNVCYDHFFPISHIRLWALQLIFVSTPALLVAMHVAYRRHEKKRQFRKGDQKCEFKDIEEIRKQRFRIEGSLWWTYTSSIFFRLVFEAVFMYAFYFMYDGFRMPRLMKCNAWPCPNTVDCFVSRPTEKTVFTIFMIAVSSICILLNVAELCYLLAKFFLRRSKNAGNSKQQPNHENKEETKQNEMNELISDSCQNTVIGFTSS; encoded by the coding sequence ATGGATTGGGGAGCTCTGCATACCATTTTGGGAGGTGTAAATAAGCACTCCACCAGTATCGGGAAGATATGGCTCACAGTCCTCTTCATCTTCCGTATCATGATCCTGGTTGTGGCTGCAGAGAGAGTCTGGGGAGATGAACAAGATGACTTTGTCTGCAACACACTtcagcctggctgcagaaatgtgtGCTATGAtcactttttccccatctctcACATCAGActctgggccctgcagctgATCTTTGTCTCCACACCTGCGCTGTTGGTGGCCATGCATGTGGCTTACAGGAGGCATGAGAAGAAAAGGCAGTTCAGAAAAGGAGACCAGAAATGTGAATTCAAGGACATCGAAGAAATTAGGAAACAGAGGTTTCGTATTGAGGGCTCCTTGTGGTGGACGTACACCAGCAGCATCTTTTTCAGACTGGTCTTTGAAGCAGTCTTCATGTACGCGTTTTATTTCATGTACGATGGGTTCCGAATGCCTCGCTTAATGAAGTGTAatgcctggccctgccccaacACTGTAGACTGCTTTGTTTCCCGACCTACTGAAAAGACCGTGTTCACTATTTTCATGATTGCTGTGTCCAGCATTTGCATTCTTTTAAATGTGGCTGAATTATGTTACTTACTGGCAAAGTTTTTCCTCAGAAGGTCTAAAAACGCTGGAAATTCGAAACAGCAACCCAACCATGAGAATAAggaagaaaccaaacaaaatgaaatgaaTGAGTTAATATCTGATAGCTGCCAGAACACAGTTATAGGGTTTACAAGTAGCTAA